In the Chelonoidis abingdonii isolate Lonesome George chromosome 13, CheloAbing_2.0, whole genome shotgun sequence genome, one interval contains:
- the RNF222 gene encoding RING finger protein 222: protein MERAADMTGVSETHTSKGKPLGECPVCYEKFHPLEAAQRTLSCGHTFCHDCLVKCLLSSRVDGQVQNNLICPVCRYVTFLSKKVTRWPPKPGEPPQPLELALSPSLLPHLAKSGPDNTLVVPSHFVMPVQSYGRSDSMCGVPMDSMAMPAGLAREAHIFVISDRGMPLVEENCRSVVRGHGTEAPESGASMSSLGMRCCQSPIILAVLLISTVALLAAVFPWVLLVKRSS from the coding sequence ATGGAGCGTGCGGCTGACATGACTGGAGTGTCTGAAACTCACACCAGCAAGGGGAAGCCCCTGGGTGAGTGCCCCGTGTGCTATGAGAAATTCCACCCGCTGGAGGCTGCCCAGAGGACACTGAGCTGTGGACATACCTTCTGCCACGACTGCCTGGTGAAGTGCCTGCTCTCCTCCAGGGTAGACGGGCAGGTCCAGAACAATCTCATCTGTCCTGTCTGCCGTTATGTGACGTTCCTCAGCAAGAAGGTGACTCGCTGGCCTCCCAAACCAGGGGAGCCCCCGCAACCTTTGGAGCTGGCTCTCTCACCCTCCTTGTTACCCCACCTAGCAAAGTCAGGGCCAGACAACACCTTGGTGGTCCCCAGCCATTTTGTGATGCCAGTGCAGAGCTATGGCAGAAGCGACAGCATGTGTGGTGTCCCTATGGACTCAATGGCCATGCCAGCTGGCCTGGCTCGGGAAGCCCACATCTTCGTGATCAGTGATCGTGGGATGCCACTGGTGGAGGAGAACTGTAGGTCAGTGGTTAGGGGACATGGCACAGAGGCGCCAGAGTCAGGGGCATCCATGAGTTCCCTTGGGATGCGGTGCTGCCAGTCACCCATTATACTGGCTGTTCTCCTCATCTCAACAGTCGCTCTGTTGGCAGCTGTGTTCCCTTGGGTCCTGTTGGTGAAGAGGAGTTCCTGA